From Saccharothrix espanaensis DSM 44229, the proteins below share one genomic window:
- a CDS encoding RICIN domain-containing protein has protein sequence MRPASVEADRRDELLGKGWQKSGDLLWTTSGDAEGFHVLVAEARAGYAWRTAATLRQAGLAADQWIGNACLTGSGKRVAVVYAPRTFVNDAKLFDRGGYTAVVDLGTGQVADVPVKTTLAHYNPGCGTGEVVALTQAADTDLGRTGVFTLDTATGGLSGRTELNGQFTSAVPTAKGVVVAGANALALVEPTGKLQALNRTRGVAYHLTPDADGGVVYADNTKDDDVEVRYVAEIGEDSTPLAGGHAGKVGISRGSAGRVFLTGAPDRVQALPRTVRALDVDADAQVSTTGDAAVTDARSSGKTAVLSAQPVHIAAKSTKTGRDLGFTVDPANDPVRPTELGREDLAAQAPPAGSGSVGVTADDPDSVCSVPRNDPAIQVYQPKPKQVEWAADLAVFGKLDIARPANWHSNGLTGYRPQVSFPPRVLQGGGRVPAQVLLGVLGQESNLWQASKHTMPGDYGNPLIGNYYGLESYDDDPANDWIIRPTESDCGYGVSQMTDGMRRGGSLPPAQQKAIATDYTAAIAAGLQLLQEKWNQLQTAGVRINDNDPAKIENWFAAVWSYNSGYHFPGEAGSHGAYGLGWTNNPANPRYPGDRQAFGTSPRDFATPQRWPYPERVMGFAANPPSGYEAPGVEVPFFRAAWWNTDAQRAAVKPDKYTFCVQAKNFCAPGQLYTPDDPSVVGEPAGPCGHTSEAGYFDLKCWWHDSVTWKADCATSCGNEFVRYDWEDYQYSEPADGTSYPPVCGAAGLPADALVVDDLPRETPPVRDVNCKRSNFSNGAFELSYGTNAQGQQSGKIALQQSGGGYGSHFWFTDVGADNAVGRALRVSARWTLHTVLTTPAEVWVSRPKALESSKSPVNYVVDTANGPLTVTATWPGTDDKWVNLGAFPFNGRPSVSVSSVNLANDNGNKIAFDAVAFVPQTGMTFNQVVKMASNHSGQCLAIQGGSTAAGAPAVQRPCDGGFAENWGLSLISTYVANDAGGNPHKYYNYRIVNRNSGRCLVVPDNRTDVGAPVQQADCALNAWNQSWVSYNEVANQPGASPKNHFFNRNSNLYLGIADCNLTAGAPVQQIQSGTVCSTDGNANTLRLSFINN, from the coding sequence GTGAGACCGGCGTCGGTCGAGGCCGACCGACGCGACGAGCTGCTCGGCAAGGGCTGGCAGAAGTCCGGTGACCTGCTGTGGACGACCTCCGGCGACGCCGAGGGCTTCCACGTGCTGGTCGCCGAGGCCAGGGCCGGGTACGCCTGGCGCACGGCGGCGACGCTGCGCCAGGCGGGCCTGGCCGCCGACCAGTGGATCGGCAACGCCTGCCTGACCGGCTCCGGCAAGCGGGTGGCCGTCGTCTACGCGCCCCGCACGTTCGTCAACGACGCCAAGCTGTTCGACCGCGGCGGCTACACGGCCGTGGTCGACCTGGGCACCGGCCAGGTCGCGGACGTGCCGGTGAAGACCACGCTCGCGCACTACAACCCCGGTTGCGGCACCGGCGAGGTCGTCGCGCTCACCCAGGCGGCGGACACCGACCTGGGCCGAACCGGCGTGTTCACCCTCGACACCGCCACCGGCGGGCTGAGCGGCCGCACCGAGCTGAACGGCCAGTTCACCTCCGCGGTGCCCACCGCCAAGGGTGTCGTGGTGGCGGGCGCGAACGCGTTGGCGCTGGTCGAGCCCACCGGCAAGCTCCAGGCCCTCAACCGCACCAGGGGCGTCGCGTACCACCTGACCCCGGACGCGGACGGCGGCGTGGTCTACGCCGACAACACCAAGGACGACGACGTCGAGGTCCGGTACGTCGCCGAGATCGGCGAGGACTCGACGCCGCTGGCCGGCGGGCACGCGGGCAAGGTCGGCATCAGCCGGGGCAGCGCGGGCCGGGTGTTCCTGACCGGCGCGCCCGACCGGGTCCAGGCGCTGCCGCGCACCGTGCGGGCGCTGGACGTCGACGCCGACGCGCAGGTCTCCACCACCGGTGACGCGGCGGTCACCGACGCGCGGTCATCGGGCAAGACGGCCGTGCTCAGCGCGCAGCCGGTGCACATCGCCGCCAAGAGCACGAAGACCGGTCGCGACCTCGGCTTCACCGTCGACCCGGCGAACGACCCGGTCCGGCCCACCGAGCTGGGCCGGGAGGACCTCGCGGCGCAGGCGCCGCCGGCCGGCTCCGGTTCGGTGGGCGTCACCGCCGACGACCCGGACTCGGTGTGCTCGGTGCCGCGCAACGACCCGGCGATCCAGGTCTACCAGCCCAAGCCCAAGCAGGTGGAGTGGGCGGCGGACCTCGCGGTCTTCGGCAAGCTGGACATCGCCCGGCCCGCGAACTGGCACAGCAACGGGCTGACCGGCTACCGGCCGCAGGTCAGCTTCCCGCCGCGGGTGCTCCAGGGCGGCGGTCGGGTGCCGGCGCAGGTGCTGCTCGGCGTCCTGGGCCAGGAGTCCAACCTGTGGCAGGCGAGCAAGCACACCATGCCCGGCGACTACGGCAACCCGCTGATCGGCAACTACTACGGCCTGGAGAGCTACGACGACGACCCGGCCAACGACTGGATCATCCGGCCGACCGAGTCCGACTGCGGGTATGGCGTGTCCCAGATGACCGACGGGATGCGGCGCGGCGGCAGCCTGCCGCCCGCGCAGCAGAAGGCCATCGCGACCGACTACACCGCGGCCATCGCGGCCGGTCTCCAGCTGCTCCAGGAGAAGTGGAACCAGTTGCAGACCGCGGGCGTGCGGATCAACGACAACGACCCGGCCAAGATCGAGAACTGGTTCGCCGCGGTCTGGTCGTACAACTCCGGGTACCACTTCCCGGGCGAGGCGGGCTCCCACGGCGCGTACGGGCTGGGCTGGACCAACAACCCCGCCAACCCGCGCTACCCCGGTGACCGCCAGGCGTTCGGCACCAGCCCGCGGGACTTCGCCACCCCGCAGCGCTGGCCCTACCCGGAGCGGGTGATGGGCTTCGCGGCCAACCCGCCCTCCGGGTACGAGGCACCCGGCGTCGAGGTGCCCTTCTTCCGCGCCGCGTGGTGGAACACCGACGCGCAGCGGGCCGCCGTCAAGCCGGACAAGTACACCTTCTGCGTGCAGGCGAAGAACTTCTGCGCGCCGGGACAGCTCTACACGCCGGACGACCCGTCCGTGGTCGGCGAGCCGGCCGGCCCCTGCGGGCACACCTCGGAGGCCGGGTACTTCGACCTGAAGTGCTGGTGGCACGACTCGGTGACGTGGAAGGCCGACTGCGCCACGTCGTGCGGCAACGAGTTCGTCCGCTACGACTGGGAGGACTACCAGTACTCCGAGCCCGCCGACGGCACCAGCTACCCGCCGGTCTGCGGCGCGGCCGGGCTGCCCGCCGACGCGCTGGTCGTGGACGACCTGCCCCGGGAGACGCCGCCGGTGCGCGACGTCAACTGCAAGCGCAGCAACTTCTCCAACGGCGCGTTCGAGCTGAGCTACGGGACCAACGCGCAGGGCCAGCAGTCCGGGAAGATCGCGCTCCAGCAGTCCGGCGGCGGCTACGGCTCGCACTTCTGGTTCACCGACGTCGGCGCGGACAACGCCGTCGGCCGCGCCCTGCGGGTCTCGGCGCGGTGGACGCTCCACACCGTGCTGACCACGCCCGCCGAGGTGTGGGTGAGCAGGCCCAAGGCGCTGGAGAGCAGCAAGTCACCGGTGAACTACGTGGTCGACACGGCCAACGGGCCGCTGACGGTCACCGCCACCTGGCCGGGCACCGACGACAAGTGGGTGAACCTCGGGGCGTTCCCGTTCAACGGCAGGCCGTCGGTGTCGGTCAGCTCGGTCAACCTGGCCAACGACAACGGCAACAAGATCGCGTTCGACGCGGTGGCGTTCGTGCCGCAGACCGGCATGACGTTCAACCAGGTCGTGAAGATGGCCAGCAACCACAGCGGCCAGTGCCTGGCGATCCAGGGCGGTTCGACGGCGGCCGGCGCGCCGGCCGTGCAGCGCCCGTGCGACGGCGGGTTCGCGGAGAACTGGGGCCTGAGCCTGATCTCCACGTACGTGGCCAACGACGCGGGCGGCAACCCGCACAAGTACTACAACTACCGGATCGTCAACCGCAACAGTGGCAGGTGCCTGGTGGTTCCGGACAACCGGACCGACGTGGGCGCACCGGTGCAGCAGGCCGACTGCGCGCTCAACGCGTGGAACCAGTCGTGGGTCAGCTACAACGAGGTCGCCAACCAGCCCGGGGCCAGCCCCAAGAACCACTTCTTCAACCGGAACAGCAATTTGTACCTGGGCATCGCGGACTGCAACCTGACCGCCGGCGCGCCGGTTCAGCAAATCCAGTCGGGCACCGTGTGCAGCACTGACGGGAACGCCAACACGCTCCGGCTGAGCTTCATCAACAACTGA
- a CDS encoding golvesin C-terminal-like domain-containing protein — MRRRRGLSHVLNLALFTASALLVPAVSASAEPAAPAPPPAREPGHAANTTDPAERDRVLGRGWRQSTDRAWTTSGDGDGFHVLVADAATGYTWRTAATLSEPGFDADLWVGNACVTESGKRAVVVYAPRLFTNRDELAGRGGFSATVDLDTGEVTKLPVRSSLAYFNPGCGTGERAVFTEEGSDLGRTRLTALDVNAGEPAKPVEVEGQVTSAVPTAAGLVAAAGSTLVRIGENGERTRLANATGSPFMLRPDADGGVVFLERLGEDVRVRRALPTDPKAAVATLATGRVKELGVTAGRAGSVFLTGKAEKVGALPPSVSTVDVPRDAQLSTEGRAAVETSGYADAPGEDPAAARRAKLELKVLGTGEKVGFTVDPAEVLGERSAGGRAPHPKSGAPRGEVSATTDLTDPVDAERTCAIPRGDAAGMATQPTPLQAEWAADRAVLGTLENTDGAQAMFPSLPLLGGEKVPPQILLGVMAQESNLWQAARYALPGVTSNPLIGNYFGLAIYNKDGSDDWAIHWDKADCGYGITQVTDGMRMAGREGEHAGALPANQQRAIALDHKTNIAHGLNILQKKWNETRAAGMTVNNGSPRRIENWFFAVWAYNSGFNAKKDDTSPWGVGWTNNPINPRYPANRLPFLEFTQADAKYPQRWPYPEKVMGWAAHSIATTTGAGFAPAWWNRAGDNGNLNRENVKPPIDLFCKPQNDCYPGQTWVPDDPSVLPQPGDDPEPPGPCDHKNPLTGKRDLKCWWHQPATWKPDCDETCGYWNFTFDVEPPPMWGGNYPPRCAQDTLPANALIIDDLPQTPTSLPTKWADPVRRCARDWTNQGTFGLEFANPAAKIDFHQIGAGFDNHFWFGHTRRNDPAGNLSKVTGTWTLNRPLTGWARVLVHIPDHGAHTRQARYEVETGSGVKHRVILQRTERNKWVSLGVMQFSGTPKVRLSSTTLDGEGTEDIAWDAVAFQPMAQKPANVIVSLGDSFSSGEGSGGNDAYYRESNIDGSVPGLRNACHRSPHTWSRQGRLAMHSGNTIGQIADFYNDPTTDHQLLACSGARAYNILPNASVPPGVPKPGDAWQNQGSGQYNEVPQLDRGFVDEATTLVTLSIGGNDARFATILGACLKFIAQCPDKVLDEDNGVPLKDAQPALIRDKVVPSVATTIREVHRMAPNAKIVLMGYPKLMEYGGQCLTLFGARTIDWFAEVANVLTVGYTSMTIDLRAEGIPMVFADPYTAFNGKGACGSPELINPIVAGRTDGDPPITESPVSAESFHPKREGYQVYGDVFTDALRRLGL, encoded by the coding sequence ATGAGACGCCGGAGAGGGTTGTCGCACGTCCTCAATTTGGCGCTGTTCACCGCGAGCGCGTTGCTGGTCCCGGCGGTGAGCGCGTCGGCGGAGCCGGCCGCTCCCGCGCCACCTCCGGCGCGGGAGCCGGGGCACGCGGCCAACACCACCGACCCGGCCGAGCGCGACCGGGTGCTGGGCCGGGGCTGGCGGCAGTCGACGGACCGGGCGTGGACCACCAGCGGTGACGGGGACGGGTTCCACGTCCTGGTCGCCGACGCCGCGACGGGCTACACGTGGCGGACCGCGGCGACGCTGTCGGAGCCCGGTTTCGACGCCGACCTGTGGGTCGGCAACGCCTGCGTCACGGAGTCCGGCAAGCGCGCGGTCGTGGTGTACGCGCCGCGGCTGTTCACCAACCGGGACGAGCTGGCCGGGCGGGGCGGCTTCAGCGCGACGGTGGACCTGGACACCGGCGAGGTGACCAAGCTGCCGGTGCGGTCGAGCCTGGCCTACTTCAACCCCGGCTGCGGCACCGGTGAGCGCGCGGTGTTCACCGAGGAGGGGTCCGACCTCGGGCGGACGCGGCTGACCGCGCTCGACGTGAACGCGGGCGAGCCGGCCAAGCCGGTCGAGGTCGAGGGGCAGGTCACCTCGGCCGTGCCCACGGCGGCGGGCCTGGTGGCAGCCGCCGGGTCGACCCTGGTCCGGATCGGCGAGAACGGCGAGCGCACGCGCCTGGCGAACGCCACCGGGTCGCCGTTCATGCTGCGGCCGGACGCGGACGGCGGTGTCGTCTTCCTGGAACGGCTGGGCGAGGACGTGCGCGTGCGGCGCGCGCTGCCCACCGACCCGAAGGCGGCCGTCGCGACGCTGGCCACCGGCCGGGTCAAGGAACTGGGCGTCACGGCCGGGCGCGCCGGTTCGGTGTTCCTGACCGGCAAGGCGGAGAAGGTCGGCGCGCTGCCGCCGTCCGTGTCCACAGTGGACGTTCCCCGGGACGCGCAGCTGTCCACCGAGGGCCGCGCCGCGGTGGAGACCTCCGGCTACGCCGACGCGCCCGGCGAGGACCCGGCCGCCGCCCGCCGCGCGAAGCTGGAGCTGAAGGTCCTGGGCACCGGGGAGAAGGTCGGCTTCACCGTCGACCCGGCCGAGGTGCTCGGCGAGCGGTCGGCCGGCGGGCGCGCGCCGCACCCGAAGTCCGGCGCGCCGCGCGGCGAGGTGTCCGCGACCACCGACCTGACCGACCCGGTCGACGCGGAGCGCACCTGCGCCATCCCGCGCGGCGACGCGGCCGGCATGGCGACCCAGCCGACCCCCCTCCAGGCGGAGTGGGCGGCGGACCGCGCGGTGCTCGGCACGCTGGAGAACACCGACGGCGCGCAGGCGATGTTCCCGTCGCTGCCGTTGCTGGGCGGGGAGAAGGTGCCGCCGCAGATCCTGCTCGGCGTCATGGCGCAGGAGTCCAACCTGTGGCAGGCCGCGCGCTACGCGCTGCCCGGCGTGACCTCGAACCCGTTGATCGGCAACTACTTCGGGCTGGCGATCTACAACAAGGACGGCAGCGACGACTGGGCCATCCACTGGGACAAGGCCGACTGCGGCTACGGCATCACCCAGGTCACCGACGGGATGCGGATGGCCGGCCGGGAGGGCGAGCACGCGGGCGCGCTGCCCGCGAACCAGCAGCGCGCCATCGCGCTGGACCACAAGACGAACATCGCCCACGGCCTGAACATCCTGCAGAAGAAGTGGAACGAGACCCGCGCGGCCGGCATGACGGTCAACAACGGCAGCCCGCGCCGGATCGAGAACTGGTTCTTCGCGGTGTGGGCCTACAACTCCGGCTTCAACGCGAAGAAGGACGACACCTCGCCGTGGGGCGTGGGCTGGACCAACAACCCGATCAACCCCCGCTACCCGGCCAACCGCCTGCCGTTCCTGGAATTCACCCAGGCCGACGCGAAGTACCCGCAGCGCTGGCCGTACCCGGAGAAGGTGATGGGCTGGGCGGCCCACTCGATCGCCACCACCACCGGTGCGGGCTTCGCGCCCGCCTGGTGGAACCGGGCCGGTGACAACGGCAACCTCAACCGGGAGAACGTGAAGCCGCCGATCGACCTGTTCTGCAAGCCGCAGAACGACTGCTACCCCGGCCAGACGTGGGTGCCCGACGACCCGTCCGTGCTGCCCCAGCCCGGCGACGACCCGGAGCCGCCCGGCCCGTGCGACCACAAGAACCCGCTGACCGGCAAGCGCGACCTGAAGTGCTGGTGGCACCAGCCCGCGACGTGGAAGCCGGACTGCGACGAGACGTGCGGCTACTGGAACTTCACCTTCGACGTGGAGCCGCCGCCGATGTGGGGCGGCAACTACCCGCCGCGCTGCGCGCAGGACACACTGCCCGCGAACGCGCTGATCATCGACGACCTCCCGCAGACGCCCACCTCGCTGCCCACGAAGTGGGCCGACCCGGTCCGCCGGTGCGCGCGGGACTGGACCAACCAGGGCACCTTCGGGCTGGAGTTCGCCAACCCGGCGGCGAAGATCGACTTCCACCAGATCGGAGCCGGGTTCGACAACCACTTCTGGTTCGGCCACACCCGCAGGAACGACCCGGCGGGCAACCTGAGCAAGGTCACCGGCACCTGGACGCTCAACCGGCCGCTCACCGGCTGGGCGCGGGTCCTCGTGCACATCCCCGACCACGGCGCGCACACCCGCCAGGCCCGGTACGAGGTCGAGACCGGGTCGGGCGTCAAGCACCGGGTGATCCTGCAGCGGACCGAGCGGAACAAGTGGGTGTCGCTGGGCGTGATGCAGTTCTCCGGCACGCCGAAGGTCCGGCTGTCCAGCACCACGCTCGACGGCGAGGGCACCGAGGACATCGCCTGGGACGCGGTCGCCTTCCAGCCGATGGCGCAGAAGCCGGCGAACGTCATCGTCTCGCTCGGTGACTCGTTCTCCTCCGGCGAGGGCTCGGGCGGCAACGACGCGTACTACCGGGAGAGCAACATCGACGGCAGCGTGCCGGGCCTGCGCAACGCCTGCCACCGCTCACCCCACACGTGGTCGCGCCAGGGCAGGCTGGCCATGCACAGCGGCAACACCATCGGGCAGATCGCGGACTTCTACAACGACCCGACGACCGACCACCAGTTGCTCGCGTGCAGTGGTGCCAGGGCGTACAACATCCTGCCGAACGCCTCCGTCCCACCGGGCGTGCCCAAGCCCGGGGACGCGTGGCAGAACCAGGGCAGCGGGCAGTACAACGAGGTGCCGCAGCTCGACCGGGGTTTCGTCGACGAGGCGACCACCCTGGTGACGCTGTCCATCGGCGGCAACGACGCGCGGTTCGCCACGATCCTCGGGGCCTGCCTCAAGTTCATCGCGCAGTGCCCGGACAAGGTGCTGGACGAGGACAACGGCGTGCCGCTCAAGGACGCGCAGCCTGCCCTGATCCGGGACAAGGTGGTCCCGTCGGTGGCCACGACGATCCGGGAAGTGCACCGGATGGCACCGAACGCCAAGATCGTGCTGATGGGTTACCCGAAGCTGATGGAGTACGGGGGGCAGTGCCTCACCCTGTTCGGGGCGCGGACGATCGACTGGTTCGCCGAGGTTGCCAACGTCCTCACGGTCGGGTACACCAGCATGACGATCGATCTTCGGGCGGAAGGCATCCCGATGGTGTTCGCCGACCCGTACACGGCGTTCAACGGCAAGGGCGCGTGCGGCAGCCCGGAGCTCATCAACCCCATCGTCGCCGGCAGGACCGATGGTGATCCGCCGATCACCGAGTCGCCGGTCTCGGCGGAGAGCTTCCACCCGAAGAGGGAGGGCTACCAGGTATACGGCGACGTGTTCACCGACGCCTTGCGGCGGCTCGGCCTGTGA
- a CDS encoding class I SAM-dependent DNA methyltransferase, producing MTDFLDATRTSYDKVAVSYEELLRDHLATNAADRAVLGMFAEYTTGQVADVGCGPGRITAHLASLGLDAFGVDLSPGMVEVARERHRGLRFEVGSMTGLDLPDGALGGVVAWYSVIHVPPELHPEVFAGFFRVLAPGGHLLLAFQAGDERRHITEGYGHQVDLVAYRLPPERIAAQVVDAGFELRTTVVRAPEPPNEKVQQAYLIARKPG from the coding sequence TTGACCGACTTCCTGGACGCCACCCGCACGTCCTACGACAAGGTCGCGGTGTCCTACGAGGAGCTGCTGCGGGACCACCTGGCGACCAACGCGGCGGACCGGGCCGTGCTCGGGATGTTCGCCGAGTACACGACCGGGCAGGTGGCCGACGTCGGCTGCGGACCGGGCCGGATCACCGCGCACCTGGCGTCGCTGGGGCTGGACGCGTTCGGCGTCGACCTGTCGCCGGGCATGGTCGAGGTGGCCCGCGAACGGCACCGGGGCCTGCGCTTCGAGGTCGGCTCGATGACCGGGCTGGACCTGCCGGACGGCGCGCTGGGCGGCGTGGTCGCCTGGTACTCGGTGATCCACGTGCCGCCGGAACTGCACCCCGAAGTGTTCGCCGGGTTCTTCCGGGTGCTGGCTCCCGGCGGGCACCTGCTGCTGGCGTTCCAGGCGGGCGACGAGCGCCGCCACATCACCGAGGGCTACGGCCACCAGGTCGACCTGGTGGCCTACCGGCTGCCGCCGGAGCGGATCGCGGCGCAGGTGGTCGACGCCGGCTTCGAGCTGCGCACGACGGTGGTCCGCGCGCCCGAGCCGCCGAACGAGAAGGTGCAGCAGGCGTACCTGATCGCGCGGAAGCCGGGATGA
- a CDS encoding glycosyltransferase family 87 protein has protein sequence MSVTREVAAVPERVAGRRSHRFGRAALAALVLLCGLTLLAGFANKDRCTGPAFDQWGRTQPDYEKRNKEDVCYSDIQHLWIGRDVDRHVFPYVDGSISTNGVLVGGTVEYPVLTGLLIWAGAIFAHDDATFLLFSALLMAPFGLATAWLLGKLSRWRALLWAMGPPMVLYAFHNWDLPVVFCAVAAVFVVHRGWGRTPRPLVDRAVVASVLLGLGFAFKIYPAAFVLPLCLYVLTGGREGLTDGRKLDWPGAVKVALAAAVTVVLVNLPFAVAGFAGWQASFTFQQLRRVDITTNSIWFWAMRPFMPDETMQAIVGVLSPVGILASFALACWIGWRRFLREGVYPWVPVSAAMLCGFLLLHKVHSPQYTLWLVPMFVLLRVPLGWAFAYFAADIAMGIGIFRWYYAIEFGQPSGIYDGFAAQAVVIGVWGRAALLVALFFVFLKSQVSFRDRPLDRFLAVSKARAKP, from the coding sequence ATGAGCGTGACACGGGAGGTGGCCGCGGTGCCCGAACGGGTGGCCGGGCGACGGTCGCACCGGTTCGGCCGGGCCGCGCTGGCCGCGCTGGTCCTCCTGTGCGGGCTGACGCTGCTCGCGGGGTTCGCGAACAAGGACCGCTGCACCGGCCCGGCCTTCGACCAGTGGGGCCGCACCCAGCCGGACTACGAGAAGCGCAACAAAGAGGACGTCTGCTACTCCGACATCCAGCACCTGTGGATCGGCCGCGACGTCGACCGGCACGTGTTCCCGTACGTCGACGGCAGCATCAGCACCAACGGCGTGCTGGTCGGCGGCACGGTCGAGTACCCGGTGCTCACCGGCCTGCTGATCTGGGCCGGCGCGATCTTCGCGCACGACGACGCCACGTTCCTGCTGTTCTCGGCGCTGCTGATGGCCCCGTTCGGGCTGGCCACGGCGTGGCTGCTGGGCAAGCTGAGCCGCTGGCGCGCGCTGCTGTGGGCGATGGGCCCGCCGATGGTGCTCTACGCGTTCCACAACTGGGACCTGCCGGTCGTGTTCTGCGCGGTGGCGGCGGTGTTCGTCGTGCACCGGGGTTGGGGGCGCACACCGCGCCCGCTGGTGGACCGCGCGGTGGTCGCGTCGGTGCTGCTCGGCCTCGGGTTCGCGTTCAAGATCTACCCGGCGGCGTTCGTGCTGCCGCTGTGCCTGTACGTGCTGACCGGCGGCCGCGAGGGGCTGACCGACGGGCGCAAGCTCGACTGGCCGGGCGCGGTGAAGGTCGCGCTCGCGGCCGCGGTCACGGTCGTGCTGGTGAACCTGCCGTTCGCGGTGGCCGGCTTCGCGGGCTGGCAGGCGTCGTTCACGTTCCAGCAGCTGCGCCGGGTCGACATCACCACGAACTCGATCTGGTTCTGGGCGATGCGGCCGTTCATGCCGGACGAGACCATGCAGGCGATCGTCGGCGTGCTCTCGCCGGTGGGCATCCTGGCGTCGTTCGCGCTGGCCTGCTGGATCGGCTGGCGGCGGTTCCTGCGCGAGGGCGTCTACCCGTGGGTGCCGGTGTCGGCGGCCATGCTGTGCGGGTTCCTGCTGCTGCACAAGGTCCACTCGCCGCAGTACACGCTGTGGCTGGTGCCGATGTTCGTGCTGCTGCGGGTGCCGCTGGGCTGGGCGTTCGCCTACTTCGCGGCCGACATCGCGATGGGCATCGGGATCTTCCGCTGGTACTACGCGATCGAGTTCGGCCAGCCGTCGGGCATCTACGACGGGTTCGCCGCGCAGGCCGTGGTGATCGGCGTGTGGGGTCGGGCCGCGCTGCTGGTCGCCCTGTTCTTCGTGTTCCTGAAATCCCAGGTGAGCTTCCGCGACCGGCCGCTGGACCGGTTCCTGGCGGTGTCGAAGGCGAGAGCGAAACCTTGA
- a CDS encoding deoxyribonuclease IV — MRIGAHVRDDDPVGAAAARDAEVVQFFLADPQGWKAPAPHPQTDELLAADLDVFVHAPYLVNVASLNNRIRIPSRKMVLQHADGAAKVGAKGLIVHGGHVTKGEDPADGIANWRKMFERQARDGGFAVPILIENTAGGDNAMARTFDMLARLWDAVGEFGAGFCLDTCHAFASGEDLVGIVDRVKAITGRIDLVHLNSSRDEFGSARDRHANIASGTIDPEQLVAVVAAADAPALVETPDEGQAADIAFLREHLGR; from the coding sequence ATGCGCATCGGGGCTCACGTCCGCGACGACGACCCAGTGGGCGCCGCGGCTGCCCGCGACGCCGAAGTCGTCCAGTTCTTCCTCGCCGATCCCCAGGGGTGGAAGGCGCCCGCGCCGCACCCGCAGACCGACGAGCTGCTCGCCGCCGACCTGGACGTCTTCGTCCACGCGCCGTACCTGGTCAACGTCGCGTCGCTGAACAACCGGATCCGCATCCCGTCCCGCAAGATGGTCCTCCAGCACGCCGACGGCGCGGCCAAGGTCGGCGCGAAGGGCCTGATCGTGCACGGCGGCCACGTCACCAAGGGCGAGGACCCGGCCGACGGCATCGCGAACTGGCGCAAGATGTTCGAGCGGCAGGCGCGGGACGGCGGCTTCGCGGTCCCGATCCTGATCGAGAACACCGCGGGCGGCGACAACGCCATGGCCCGCACGTTCGACATGCTGGCCCGGCTGTGGGACGCCGTCGGCGAGTTCGGCGCCGGGTTCTGCCTGGACACCTGCCACGCGTTCGCCTCCGGCGAGGACCTGGTCGGCATCGTCGACCGGGTGAAGGCCATCACCGGCCGGATCGACCTGGTGCACCTCAACAGCTCGCGCGACGAGTTCGGCTCGGCGCGCGACCGGCACGCCAACATCGCGTCGGGCACGATCGACCCGGAGCAGTTGGTCGCGGTGGTCGCCGCGGCCGACGCGCCCGCACTGGTCGAGACACCGGACGAGGGGCAGGCGGCGGACATCGCGTTCCTCCGCGAGCACCTGGGCCGATGA
- a CDS encoding TAF4A RNA polymerase II, TATA box-binding protein (TBP)-associated factor — MRTRLTRLSVAVAVVFAVGALGAGTAQAAEPVVVGSCATTIQAAPGTPVSLSPGAVVQPVFDLVRAIPLLGPPLAEPFRKAFTALPPIPIGAIPTGSGVITGGEIADKVVAELNKIPLLGPILTTLTTGVRTTLTQLCGVTVTGVNAAVAPVQEGTKGLADASQEAVGQLPGVPGTKPTPNPGTPPPGTGQPGTPPGGTPGTGQPGGLPGGFAPVGGVGGLDLPLYGANPFSGNFGRVPLFSYGSLPFAMPGQFTPSPGVRYGGNVPGYRPGFGLPGADTDGVQTAGRAQALPGTGRMGGGVAAPVMLAVLLLSCVTGALVRTWVLRRATASP; from the coding sequence ATGCGGACCCGACTCACCCGGCTGTCGGTGGCGGTGGCCGTGGTGTTCGCGGTCGGTGCGCTCGGCGCGGGAACGGCCCAGGCGGCCGAACCCGTGGTCGTGGGCAGTTGTGCCACCACCATCCAGGCAGCGCCGGGCACGCCCGTGTCGCTGAGCCCCGGCGCGGTCGTCCAGCCGGTGTTCGACCTGGTCAGGGCCATCCCGCTGCTCGGTCCGCCGCTCGCCGAGCCGTTCAGGAAGGCGTTCACCGCGCTGCCGCCGATCCCGATCGGCGCGATCCCCACCGGGTCCGGCGTGATCACCGGCGGCGAGATCGCGGACAAGGTCGTGGCGGAGTTGAACAAGATTCCACTGCTCGGGCCGATCCTGACCACCCTGACCACCGGCGTGCGGACCACGTTGACGCAGCTCTGCGGAGTGACGGTGACCGGCGTGAACGCCGCCGTCGCCCCCGTGCAGGAGGGCACCAAGGGCCTCGCGGACGCCTCGCAGGAGGCCGTCGGCCAACTGCCCGGCGTGCCCGGCACCAAGCCCACCCCGAACCCGGGCACCCCGCCGCCCGGCACCGGTCAGCCCGGCACCCCGCCCGGTGGCACGCCGGGGACCGGTCAGCCCGGCGGCCTGCCCGGCGGGTTCGCCCCGGTCGGCGGCGTCGGCGGGCTCGACCTGCCGCTGTACGGCGCGAACCCGTTCAGCGGGAACTTCGGCCGGGTGCCGCTGTTCAGCTACGGCTCGCTGCCGTTCGCGATGCCCGGCCAGTTCACGCCGTCGCCGGGGGTCCGGTACGGCGGCAACGTCCCCGGCTACCGGCCCGGCTTCGGGCTGCCGGGCGCGGACACCGACGGCGTGCAGACCGCCGGGCGCGCGCAGGCGCTGCCGGGCACCGGGCGGATGGGCGGCGGTGTCGCGGCACCCGTGATGCTGGCCGTGCTCCTGCTCTCGTGCGTGACCGGAGCGCTCGTGCGCACCTGGGTGCTGCGCCGCGCGACCGCCTCGCCGTGA